The Ignavibacteria bacterium genome contains the following window.
GCGATTTACACCAAGATTTTTTATATCATTTTTGATTAAATCTTGTCCGGGATCTGAACACATGAATTTATAATCGCGAGCTATTGTAACATTTGGCTGTTTAGAGATAAACTCCGTAAGTGATGCAACATTTACAGTCGCGGCTATATTAACACCGCAGTGACAAATGTAAACGCCGATTTTTACTTGACCATTTCCTTTTGTCGTGTTTTGAGTGTCATGCATATTGAACCTCCATCAAAGATGAAATTTTTTGAGTCATGGGTATAAAAGAACCATCGATTCCAAGTTTCTTACCATCAATTCCAAGTGCGATACCAAGCAACTGTGTAAAGTAAAGGATTGGAATATTACAGTTGGTATTGTAGAGTTCATTTATTTTTCCTTGATAAGCTTCAAGGTTGAAATGACATAAGGGACATGTTGTAACTATTGCTTCGGCTCCATTTTCAACGGCACAACTGAGTAATTCCTTATTCAGCTTCAGTGCTGTTTCTTCAAATGTGGTCATCAGCATACCACCGCAGCAGCGAACTTTCATTGGATAATAAATGATTTCTGCACCACACTTTTTAAACATCTGATCGAGTAAAATTGGATTTTCGAAATCGTCAAAACCTTTTTCCGGACGAACGATTTGACAACCGTAATACGGAGCAATTTTTAAACCGTTTAAATTCTTTTTTATTTTGCTGATGATTGTCTCAATCCCAACATCATTCATCAATACATCAAGTGGATGACGAATCTTTGTTTTTCCGCTGTAACTTAAACCCGCTTCAGATAGTGCCTCATTAACATCTTTATGCATCTCAGGAATTGAGTTAAGTATTCTGTTCGTTTTGGAGAGAACAGTATAACATGAACTGCATGGAGCCAAAATTTCCATATTCATTTTTTCAGCTAATGCAAGGTTGCGAGATGAAACGGCAAGCGAAACGGTTTCCTTTACTGACA
Protein-coding sequences here:
- a CDS encoding disulfide reductase — encoded protein: MKYAYYPGCSLEKTQRGYDESVREIFKILDQELVEIDDWNCCGATIYMSVKETVSLAVSSRNLALAEKMNMEILAPCSSCYTVLSKTNRILNSIPEMHKDVNEALSEAGLSYSGKTKIRHPLDVLMNDVGIETIISKIKKNLNGLKIAPYYGCQIVRPEKGFDDFENPILLDQMFKKCGAEIIYYPMKVRCCGGMLMTTFEETALKLNKELLSCAVENGAEAIVTTCPLCHFNLEAYQGKINELYNTNCNIPILYFTQLLGIALGIDGKKLGIDGSFIPMTQKISSLMEVQYA